A window of the Anoplopoma fimbria isolate UVic2021 breed Golden Eagle Sablefish chromosome 17, Afim_UVic_2022, whole genome shotgun sequence genome harbors these coding sequences:
- the sh2d5 gene encoding SH2 domain-containing protein 5 isoform X1 has protein sequence MGEAPVREDGTVTRSAEYLGSFPVDDCCLDDQIEQLHTQLKSLKTCKKRRPVSLKFSIKGVKMYNEDETTLLMAHALRRVSLSTARPIDAQFAFVSHNPGSPDAQLYCHVFKARHSRAAQFLNLLLCRCFQLCYLEKHPEEAQKDSVGSTPRRNPSLLNHGFPLSVSALVSFRRAPFQGLLPGTKKNQKSSDDLHSSKDEVFPSSSSFSPSLVRKKAIRTKALCSGAYRSFTFTPLKQRNIQERLNASQGEDKDKAPAKRARTPSLAETEEALAHAVWCWDGIATDSSCSLLADDVLGSYLLCPHPKKPKCGSLIIRFPCGLITHLIKNTRNGKFLLEAYKTEFCSISELIEHYTETQDELACLLSCARVNHCYEWEEQTSKQPAVNPLKIKSTRRKNWV, from the exons ATGGGCGAGGCTCCGGTCAGAGAAGATGGTACAGTGACTAGATCAGCAGAG TACCTGGGCTCATTTCCTGTGGATGACTGCTGCTTGGATGATCAGATAGAGCAACTGCACACTCAGCTGAAGTCCCTTAAA ACATGCAAGAAACGGAGGCCTGTATCCCTAAAATTCTCCATCAAAGGtgtgaaaatgtacaatgaGGATGAAACG ACTCTCCTGATGGCTCATGCTTTGCGTAGAGTCTCTCTGTCCACCGCCCGGCCCATCGACGCCCAGTTCGCCTTCGTCTCCCACAACCCGGGCAGCCCCGATGCCCAGCTGTACTGCCACGTCTTTAAAGCAAGGCACTCCAGAGCG GCGCAGTTCCTGAACCTGCTGCTTTGCCGCTGTTTCCAGCTGTGTTACCTGGAGAAGCACCCAGAGGAGGCCCAGAAGGACTCTGTCGGCTCGACGCCCCGCCGTAACCCCTCACTGCTCAACCACGGCTTCCCTCTCAGCGTTAGCGCCCTGGTCTCCTTCAGAAGAGCCCCTTTTCAAGGGTTGCTGCCAGGGACTAAg AAGAATCAAAAGTCCTCCGACGACCTGCACAGCAGCAAAGACGAggtcttcccctcctcctcctccttctccccctcaCTGGTGCGAAAGAAAGCCATCCGCACCAAAGCGCTGTGCTCTGGGGCCTACCGCTCCTTCACTTTCACGCCGCTCAAACAGCGCAACATTCAGGAGCGACTGAATGCGTCACAAG GAGAGGACAAAGACAAAGCACCGGCGAAGAGAGCCCGAACGCCGAGCCTGGCCGAAACCGAGGAAGCACTGGCTCACGCAGTGTGGTGTTGGGATGGTATCGCAAC TGACAGCAGCTGTTCCCTGCTTGCAGACGATGTTCTGGGATCGtacctcctctgccctcatcCTAAAAAACCCAAATGTGGCTCCCTCATCATTCGCTTCCCATGTGGACTgatcacccacctcatcaaaaACACCCGCAATGGGAAATTCCTGCTGGAG GCATACAAGACTGAATTCTGCTCCATATCCGAGCTGATCGAACACTACACAGAGACTCAGGATGAGCTGGCCTGTCTGCTGAGCTGTGCCCGAGTAAACCACTGTTACGAGTGGGAGGAACAAACCAGCAAGCAGCCGGCCGTAAATCCACTCAAGATTAAAAGTACCAGAAGAAAGAATTGGGTTTAA
- the sh2d5 gene encoding SH2 domain-containing protein 5 isoform X2: MGEAPVREDGTVTRSAEYLGSFPVDDCCLDDQIEQLHTQLKSLKTCKKRRPVSLKFSIKGVKMYNEDETTLLMAHALRRVSLSTARPIDAQFAFVSHNPGSPDAQLYCHVFKARHSRAAQFLNLLLCRCFQLCYLEKHPEEAQKDSVGSTPRRNPSLLNHGFPLSVSALVSFRRAPFQGLLPGTKKNQKSSDDLHSSKDEVFPSSSSFSPSLVRKKAIRTKALCSGAYRSFTFTPLKQRNIQERLNASQGGPSVHRVLSKVKELIRRGQRQSTGEESPNAEPGRNRGSTGSRSVVLGWYRN, from the exons ATGGGCGAGGCTCCGGTCAGAGAAGATGGTACAGTGACTAGATCAGCAGAG TACCTGGGCTCATTTCCTGTGGATGACTGCTGCTTGGATGATCAGATAGAGCAACTGCACACTCAGCTGAAGTCCCTTAAA ACATGCAAGAAACGGAGGCCTGTATCCCTAAAATTCTCCATCAAAGGtgtgaaaatgtacaatgaGGATGAAACG ACTCTCCTGATGGCTCATGCTTTGCGTAGAGTCTCTCTGTCCACCGCCCGGCCCATCGACGCCCAGTTCGCCTTCGTCTCCCACAACCCGGGCAGCCCCGATGCCCAGCTGTACTGCCACGTCTTTAAAGCAAGGCACTCCAGAGCG GCGCAGTTCCTGAACCTGCTGCTTTGCCGCTGTTTCCAGCTGTGTTACCTGGAGAAGCACCCAGAGGAGGCCCAGAAGGACTCTGTCGGCTCGACGCCCCGCCGTAACCCCTCACTGCTCAACCACGGCTTCCCTCTCAGCGTTAGCGCCCTGGTCTCCTTCAGAAGAGCCCCTTTTCAAGGGTTGCTGCCAGGGACTAAg AAGAATCAAAAGTCCTCCGACGACCTGCACAGCAGCAAAGACGAggtcttcccctcctcctcctccttctccccctcaCTGGTGCGAAAGAAAGCCATCCGCACCAAAGCGCTGTGCTCTGGGGCCTACCGCTCCTTCACTTTCACGCCGCTCAAACAGCGCAACATTCAGGAGCGACTGAATGCGTCACAAGGTGGGCCGAGTGTTCACAGAGTGCTTTCCAAAGTGAAAGAGTTGATTag GAGAGGACAAAGACAAAGCACCGGCGAAGAGAGCCCGAACGCCGAGCCTGGCCGAAACCGAGGAAGCACTGGCTCACGCAGTGTGGTGTTGGGATGGTATCGCAAC TGA
- the hp1bp3 gene encoding heterochromatin protein 1-binding protein 3 isoform X3: MPIRRVPATPTPEKTPSSSSSSAAAAAAAEKEPEASSEESPAAAEEEPAAPSAAPAEGEEAEATAETEPTENGEKAEEPTEEKVEEGTEKKELKDGYKYVKGKAKKVKRTIPAWASVAAANKKLPVTNFAGTQNKVDNIIIEAITSCNDKSGVSYQSFMKYILKKYPEMELSKKKFLIKKAMKKHLEKGTIKQLKGKGLSGTFAIGKQSTNTKKPAVKAEALGDALPLIITRLCEPKEASYYLIKKYLEQHFPNLNIKNRPDILKSALVRAVEKGHLEQITGKGANGTFQLKRTGNQVLLKGSNLEDAITAAITAMNEPKTCSTTTLRRYLVDANKDRKEYQLVASLRRTLTKCKVLGWMEQITGHGFTGTYQLSFPFYPSPAILYPDKFNDLSKKNPPPKRRRTVESSDEDEESESESEEEEESEDEAPSRKSRSQKRPPPKARRPPPAKKSQSSSQSKAKGRGRSLAKKSPAKKAASPAKRGGRKPSASKKETTPPPKATPVKRGAPARKPKTPAVKKLTKRGSKRPASRDSSPEEVVVAKETTRGGSKRSKTEESSPKEPAVKKAATKGGSKRTASEETTPEKPVVKKGAAKSSKKTTRKSKRGKY; the protein is encoded by the exons AGCCTGAAGCGTCCTCAGAGGAGTCACCCGCCGCCGCCGAAGAGGAGCCGGCTGCACCTTCAGCCGCGCCCGCCGAGGGCGAGGAGGCCGAGGCCACGGCCGAGACGGAGCCCACAGAGAATGGAGAGAAAGCCGAAGAACCCACGGAGGAGAAGGTTGAAGAagggacagaaaagaaaga GTTGAAGGATGGCTACAAGTACGTGAAAGGCAAAGCCAAGAAGGTGAAACGGACGATTCCCGCGTGGGCTAGCGTCGCCGCCGCCAACAAAAAGCTTCCTGTTACCAACTTTGCAGGCACTCAGAACAAAGTGGATAATATTATCATCGAAGCTATTACG tctTGTAACGACAAGTCTGGAGTTTCGTACCAGTCCTTCATGAAATATATTCTGAAAAAATACCCGGAGATGGAGCTCAGCAAGAAGAAGTTTCTCATCAAGAAAGCAATGAAGAAACATTTGGAGAAGGGAACCATCAAACAG CTGAAGGGAAAAGGCCTCTCAGGAACCTTCGCCATCGGGAAGCAGTCCACCAATACTAAG AAACCAGCTGTGAAGGCCGAGGCTCTGGGAGACGCTCTTCCTCTCATCATCACTCGGCTCTGTGAGCCCAAAGAGGCCTCCTACTACCTGATCAAGAAATACCTGGAGCAGCACTTCCCCAACTTAAACATCAAAAACAG GCCAGATATACTGAAGTCGGCGCTGGTGAGGGCGGTGGAGAAAGGACATCTGGAGCAAATCACTGGGAAAGGAGCCAATGGGACTTTCCAG CTGAAGCGTACCGGTAACCAGGTCCTGCTGAAGGGCAGCAACCTGGAGGACGCCATCACAGCCGCCATCACAGCCATGAATGAACCTAAAACGTGCAGCACCACCACTCTGCGCAGATACCTAGTGGACGCAAACAAGGACAGAAAGGAGTACCAACTAG tggcCAGTCTGAGGAGGACTCTGACAAAATGTAAAGTACTGGGCTGGATGGAGCAGATCACCGGTCACGGCTTCACAGGGACCTACCAGCTCTCGTTCCCCTTCTACCCGAG CCCTGCCATCCTGTACCCAGACAAGTTCAACGACCTTTCAAAGAAAAACCCGCCACCCAAGCGGAGGCGGACGGTTGAATCTTCTGACGAAGATGAAGAGTCAGAGTCTGagtctgaggaagaggaagagtctgAGGACGAAGCTCCCTCGCGGAAAAG taGATCTCAGAAGAGGCCTCCACCAAAGGCTCGCCGTCCCCCACCGGCCAAGAAATCCCAGAGCTCCAGTCAGTCAAAAGCTAAAGGGCGGGGACGCTCCCTCGCAAAGAAGTCTCCGGCCAAGAAGGCGGCGTCTCCGGCCAAGCGAGGGGGAAGGAAACCATCGGCCTCCAAGAAGGAAACCACGCCGCCACCCAAAGCCACGCCCGTCAAGAGAGGAGCTCCCGCGAGAAAGCCCAAAACGCCGGCCGTTAAAAAGCTCACCAAGAGGGGGTCCAAGCGGCCGGCGTCCAGAGATTCATCCCCGGAGGAGGTCGTGGTCGCCAAGGAGACGACGAGGGGCGGGTCCAAGCGATCGAAGACGGAGGAGTCGTCCCCCAAGGAGCCCGCGGTTAAAAAGGCGGCGACCAAAGGCGGGTCCAAGCGGACGGCGTCTGAAGAGACGACCCCAGAGAAACCCGTAGTCAAAAAGGGGGCAGCGAAGAGCAGCAAGAAGACGACCCGCAAGTCCAAGAGAGGGAAATACTGA
- the hp1bp3 gene encoding heterochromatin protein 1-binding protein 3 isoform X1, translated as MPIRRVPATPTPEKTPSSSSSSAAAAAAAEKEPEASSEESPAAAEEEPAAPSAAPAEGEEAEATAETEPTENGEKAEEPTEEKVEEGTEKKEDKCKDCAAGQCATHCYVLLLRLKDGYKYVKGKAKKVKRTIPAWASVAAANKKLPVTNFAGTQNKVDNIIIEAITSCNDKSGVSYQSFMKYILKKYPEMELSKKKFLIKKAMKKHLEKGTIKQLKGKGLSGTFAIGKQSTNTKKPAVKAEALGDALPLIITRLCEPKEASYYLIKKYLEQHFPNLNIKNRPDILKSALVRAVEKGHLEQITGKGANGTFQLKRTGNQVLLKGSNLEDAITAAITAMNEPKTCSTTTLRRYLVDANKDRKEYQLVASLRRTLTKCKVLGWMEQITGHGFTGTYQLSFPFYPSPAILYPDKFNDLSKKNPPPKRRRTVESSDEDEESESESEEEEESEDEAPSRKSRSQKRPPPKARRPPPAKKSQSSSQSKAKGRGRSLAKKSPAKKAASPAKRGGRKPSASKKETTPPPKATPVKRGAPARKPKTPAVKKLTKRGSKRPASRDSSPEEVVVAKETTRGGSKRSKTEESSPKEPAVKKAATKGGSKRTASEETTPEKPVVKKGAAKSSKKTTRKSKRGKY; from the exons AGCCTGAAGCGTCCTCAGAGGAGTCACCCGCCGCCGCCGAAGAGGAGCCGGCTGCACCTTCAGCCGCGCCCGCCGAGGGCGAGGAGGCCGAGGCCACGGCCGAGACGGAGCCCACAGAGAATGGAGAGAAAGCCGAAGAACCCACGGAGGAGAAGGTTGAAGAagggacagaaaagaaaga GGACAAATGCAAGGACTGCGCGGCTGGACAGTGTGCAACACACTGCTATGTTCTCCTACTAAG GTTGAAGGATGGCTACAAGTACGTGAAAGGCAAAGCCAAGAAGGTGAAACGGACGATTCCCGCGTGGGCTAGCGTCGCCGCCGCCAACAAAAAGCTTCCTGTTACCAACTTTGCAGGCACTCAGAACAAAGTGGATAATATTATCATCGAAGCTATTACG tctTGTAACGACAAGTCTGGAGTTTCGTACCAGTCCTTCATGAAATATATTCTGAAAAAATACCCGGAGATGGAGCTCAGCAAGAAGAAGTTTCTCATCAAGAAAGCAATGAAGAAACATTTGGAGAAGGGAACCATCAAACAG CTGAAGGGAAAAGGCCTCTCAGGAACCTTCGCCATCGGGAAGCAGTCCACCAATACTAAG AAACCAGCTGTGAAGGCCGAGGCTCTGGGAGACGCTCTTCCTCTCATCATCACTCGGCTCTGTGAGCCCAAAGAGGCCTCCTACTACCTGATCAAGAAATACCTGGAGCAGCACTTCCCCAACTTAAACATCAAAAACAG GCCAGATATACTGAAGTCGGCGCTGGTGAGGGCGGTGGAGAAAGGACATCTGGAGCAAATCACTGGGAAAGGAGCCAATGGGACTTTCCAG CTGAAGCGTACCGGTAACCAGGTCCTGCTGAAGGGCAGCAACCTGGAGGACGCCATCACAGCCGCCATCACAGCCATGAATGAACCTAAAACGTGCAGCACCACCACTCTGCGCAGATACCTAGTGGACGCAAACAAGGACAGAAAGGAGTACCAACTAG tggcCAGTCTGAGGAGGACTCTGACAAAATGTAAAGTACTGGGCTGGATGGAGCAGATCACCGGTCACGGCTTCACAGGGACCTACCAGCTCTCGTTCCCCTTCTACCCGAG CCCTGCCATCCTGTACCCAGACAAGTTCAACGACCTTTCAAAGAAAAACCCGCCACCCAAGCGGAGGCGGACGGTTGAATCTTCTGACGAAGATGAAGAGTCAGAGTCTGagtctgaggaagaggaagagtctgAGGACGAAGCTCCCTCGCGGAAAAG taGATCTCAGAAGAGGCCTCCACCAAAGGCTCGCCGTCCCCCACCGGCCAAGAAATCCCAGAGCTCCAGTCAGTCAAAAGCTAAAGGGCGGGGACGCTCCCTCGCAAAGAAGTCTCCGGCCAAGAAGGCGGCGTCTCCGGCCAAGCGAGGGGGAAGGAAACCATCGGCCTCCAAGAAGGAAACCACGCCGCCACCCAAAGCCACGCCCGTCAAGAGAGGAGCTCCCGCGAGAAAGCCCAAAACGCCGGCCGTTAAAAAGCTCACCAAGAGGGGGTCCAAGCGGCCGGCGTCCAGAGATTCATCCCCGGAGGAGGTCGTGGTCGCCAAGGAGACGACGAGGGGCGGGTCCAAGCGATCGAAGACGGAGGAGTCGTCCCCCAAGGAGCCCGCGGTTAAAAAGGCGGCGACCAAAGGCGGGTCCAAGCGGACGGCGTCTGAAGAGACGACCCCAGAGAAACCCGTAGTCAAAAAGGGGGCAGCGAAGAGCAGCAAGAAGACGACCCGCAAGTCCAAGAGAGGGAAATACTGA
- the hp1bp3 gene encoding heterochromatin protein 1-binding protein 3 isoform X2 yields MPIRRVPATPTPEKTPSSSSSSAAAAAAAEKEPEASSEESPAAAEEEPAAPSAAPAEGEEAEATAETEPTENGEKAEEPTEEKVEEGTEKKEDKCKDCAAGQCATHCYVLLLRLKDGYKYVKGKAKKVKRTIPAWASVAAANKKLPVTNFAGTQNKVDNIIIEAITSCNDKSGVSYQSFMKYILKKYPEMELSKKKFLIKKAMKKHLEKGTIKQLKGKGLSGTFAIGKQSTNTKKPAVKAEALGDALPLIITRLCEPKEASYYLIKKYLEQHFPNLNIKNRPDILKSALVRAVEKGHLEQITGKGANGTFQLKRTGNQVLLKGSNLEDAITAAITAMNEPKTCSTTTLRRYLVDANKDRKEYQLVASLRRTLTKCKVLGWMEQITGHGFTGTYQLSFPFYPSPAILYPDKFNDLSKKNPPPKRRRTVESSDEDEESESESEEEEESEDEAPSRKRSQKRPPPKARRPPPAKKSQSSSQSKAKGRGRSLAKKSPAKKAASPAKRGGRKPSASKKETTPPPKATPVKRGAPARKPKTPAVKKLTKRGSKRPASRDSSPEEVVVAKETTRGGSKRSKTEESSPKEPAVKKAATKGGSKRTASEETTPEKPVVKKGAAKSSKKTTRKSKRGKY; encoded by the exons AGCCTGAAGCGTCCTCAGAGGAGTCACCCGCCGCCGCCGAAGAGGAGCCGGCTGCACCTTCAGCCGCGCCCGCCGAGGGCGAGGAGGCCGAGGCCACGGCCGAGACGGAGCCCACAGAGAATGGAGAGAAAGCCGAAGAACCCACGGAGGAGAAGGTTGAAGAagggacagaaaagaaaga GGACAAATGCAAGGACTGCGCGGCTGGACAGTGTGCAACACACTGCTATGTTCTCCTACTAAG GTTGAAGGATGGCTACAAGTACGTGAAAGGCAAAGCCAAGAAGGTGAAACGGACGATTCCCGCGTGGGCTAGCGTCGCCGCCGCCAACAAAAAGCTTCCTGTTACCAACTTTGCAGGCACTCAGAACAAAGTGGATAATATTATCATCGAAGCTATTACG tctTGTAACGACAAGTCTGGAGTTTCGTACCAGTCCTTCATGAAATATATTCTGAAAAAATACCCGGAGATGGAGCTCAGCAAGAAGAAGTTTCTCATCAAGAAAGCAATGAAGAAACATTTGGAGAAGGGAACCATCAAACAG CTGAAGGGAAAAGGCCTCTCAGGAACCTTCGCCATCGGGAAGCAGTCCACCAATACTAAG AAACCAGCTGTGAAGGCCGAGGCTCTGGGAGACGCTCTTCCTCTCATCATCACTCGGCTCTGTGAGCCCAAAGAGGCCTCCTACTACCTGATCAAGAAATACCTGGAGCAGCACTTCCCCAACTTAAACATCAAAAACAG GCCAGATATACTGAAGTCGGCGCTGGTGAGGGCGGTGGAGAAAGGACATCTGGAGCAAATCACTGGGAAAGGAGCCAATGGGACTTTCCAG CTGAAGCGTACCGGTAACCAGGTCCTGCTGAAGGGCAGCAACCTGGAGGACGCCATCACAGCCGCCATCACAGCCATGAATGAACCTAAAACGTGCAGCACCACCACTCTGCGCAGATACCTAGTGGACGCAAACAAGGACAGAAAGGAGTACCAACTAG tggcCAGTCTGAGGAGGACTCTGACAAAATGTAAAGTACTGGGCTGGATGGAGCAGATCACCGGTCACGGCTTCACAGGGACCTACCAGCTCTCGTTCCCCTTCTACCCGAG CCCTGCCATCCTGTACCCAGACAAGTTCAACGACCTTTCAAAGAAAAACCCGCCACCCAAGCGGAGGCGGACGGTTGAATCTTCTGACGAAGATGAAGAGTCAGAGTCTGagtctgaggaagaggaagagtctgAGGACGAAGCTCCCTCGCGGAAAAG ATCTCAGAAGAGGCCTCCACCAAAGGCTCGCCGTCCCCCACCGGCCAAGAAATCCCAGAGCTCCAGTCAGTCAAAAGCTAAAGGGCGGGGACGCTCCCTCGCAAAGAAGTCTCCGGCCAAGAAGGCGGCGTCTCCGGCCAAGCGAGGGGGAAGGAAACCATCGGCCTCCAAGAAGGAAACCACGCCGCCACCCAAAGCCACGCCCGTCAAGAGAGGAGCTCCCGCGAGAAAGCCCAAAACGCCGGCCGTTAAAAAGCTCACCAAGAGGGGGTCCAAGCGGCCGGCGTCCAGAGATTCATCCCCGGAGGAGGTCGTGGTCGCCAAGGAGACGACGAGGGGCGGGTCCAAGCGATCGAAGACGGAGGAGTCGTCCCCCAAGGAGCCCGCGGTTAAAAAGGCGGCGACCAAAGGCGGGTCCAAGCGGACGGCGTCTGAAGAGACGACCCCAGAGAAACCCGTAGTCAAAAAGGGGGCAGCGAAGAGCAGCAAGAAGACGACCCGCAAGTCCAAGAGAGGGAAATACTGA